In one Bradyrhizobium cosmicum genomic region, the following are encoded:
- a CDS encoding long-chain fatty acid--CoA ligase, producing MQGLMMDMPLLISGLIQYAADYHGEAEIVAREIEGDIHRYSYADAHPRIKRMALALRRLGMKQGDRVGTLAWNTHRHFEMFYAAPGMGYVLHTVNPRLFPEQLVYIINHAEDRLLFVDRATLPLVEAIAPQLKTVEAYVIMSSRERMPETRLANVHCYEELLEKENDAGFAWPEFDEKSASTICYTSGTTGNPKGVIYSHRAAILQTMTCSSFDFLPGHVEGVREVMMPMAPLFHGNGWNMPFTAPYTGSKLVLPGRNYEPDKLYELLEGEKVTLSAGVPSFWLILLDWLGRTGNRFSTLRATLSSGSAPPRAMVEKLKRDYGIDYIQAWGMTEALGCSMPGLRPGSEHLSDIEKFDRRQVSGRACFGTALRIVDDGGNELPRDGKSVGHLRARGPWVASGYMKLEEGLDRDGWLITGDMAVIDSQGHVTLTDRSKDVIKSGGEWISSIQLEDVALSHPDVLQAAVVAINHEKWQERPLLLVVRKKGATVDGKTLLDHMRPKIASWWMPDAVEFLEEFPMTGTGKVLKSALREKFKEYRAG from the coding sequence ATGCAGGGATTGATGATGGACATGCCGCTTCTGATCAGCGGCCTGATCCAGTATGCCGCCGACTATCACGGCGAAGCGGAGATCGTCGCGCGCGAGATCGAAGGCGACATTCATCGCTACTCTTATGCCGACGCCCACCCGCGCATCAAGCGCATGGCGCTGGCGCTCAGGCGGCTCGGCATGAAGCAAGGCGATCGCGTCGGCACGCTGGCCTGGAATACCCATCGTCATTTCGAGATGTTCTATGCCGCACCGGGCATGGGCTATGTACTGCACACCGTCAATCCGCGGCTGTTTCCCGAGCAGCTCGTCTACATCATCAATCACGCCGAGGACCGGCTGCTGTTCGTCGACCGCGCCACGCTGCCGCTGGTCGAAGCGATCGCGCCGCAGCTCAAGACGGTCGAGGCCTATGTGATCATGTCATCGCGCGAGCGGATGCCGGAGACGAGGCTTGCGAACGTGCATTGCTATGAGGAGCTGCTGGAAAAGGAGAACGACGCCGGCTTCGCCTGGCCGGAGTTCGACGAAAAATCGGCCTCCACCATCTGCTACACGTCGGGCACGACGGGCAATCCGAAGGGCGTGATCTACTCCCACCGCGCGGCGATCCTGCAGACGATGACCTGCAGCAGTTTCGACTTCCTGCCCGGACACGTCGAAGGCGTGCGCGAGGTGATGATGCCGATGGCGCCGCTATTCCACGGCAACGGCTGGAACATGCCGTTCACCGCGCCCTACACCGGCTCGAAGCTGGTGCTGCCCGGCCGCAATTACGAGCCCGACAAACTTTATGAGCTGCTCGAAGGCGAGAAGGTGACGCTGTCGGCGGGAGTGCCGAGCTTCTGGCTGATCCTGCTCGACTGGCTGGGCCGCACCGGAAACAGATTCTCGACATTGCGTGCAACGCTGTCGTCGGGCTCGGCGCCGCCACGCGCGATGGTCGAGAAACTCAAGCGCGACTATGGCATCGACTACATCCAGGCCTGGGGCATGACCGAGGCGCTGGGCTGCTCGATGCCGGGCCTGAGGCCCGGCTCGGAGCATCTCAGCGACATCGAGAAATTCGACCGGCGCCAGGTCTCGGGCCGCGCCTGTTTCGGCACTGCGCTACGCATCGTCGACGACGGCGGCAATGAGCTGCCGCGGGACGGCAAGTCCGTCGGACATCTGCGCGCGCGTGGTCCGTGGGTCGCCTCCGGCTACATGAAGTTAGAGGAAGGCCTCGACCGCGACGGCTGGCTCATCACCGGCGACATGGCCGTGATCGACAGCCAGGGCCACGTGACGCTGACCGACCGTTCAAAGGACGTCATCAAGTCCGGCGGCGAATGGATCTCCTCGATCCAGCTCGAGGACGTCGCCCTGTCTCATCCCGACGTGCTGCAGGCCGCAGTGGTCGCGATCAACCACGAGAAATGGCAGGAGCGTCCCCTGCTCCTCGTCGTCCGCAAGAAGGGCGCGACGGTCGACGGCAAGACACTGCTCGACCACATGCGCCCGAAGATCGCGAGCTGGTGGATGCCGGATGCGGTCGAGTTCCTGGAGGAATTCCCGATGACCGGCACCGGCAAGGTGCTCAAATCCGCGCTGCGCGAGAAATTCAAGGAGTACCGCGCGGGTTGA
- a CDS encoding glycoside hydrolase family 172 protein → MAFSGLGLHLGNLSRLSNAQTRSISPENFTGEKGKGGMAVDGAAARQARDLGRGWKVSPYVVIEPGATFTLADIVGQGAIQQIWMTLARGRLRHSILRVYWDDQTLPSVECPAGDFFACGWEEFAQVSSLAVCVNPGRAFNCYWEMPFRKRARFTLENRSEEALTVYYQINYALTDVPEDCAYFHAQFRRTNPLPYKEVYTILDGVHGAGHYVGTYMAWGVNNNGWWGEGEIKFFLDGDGEFPTICGTGTEDYFCGAYNFDPHVAHGGQGQSRYQEFTTPYAGLPQVIRPDGVYKSQQRFGMYRWHIPDPIRFGSDLRVTIQALGWLQGVKEARYLPLQDDIASVAFWYQTLPTAPFPQLPGPDYLEIV, encoded by the coding sequence ATGGCGTTTTCCGGACTGGGCCTGCATCTCGGCAATCTGTCGCGCCTGTCGAACGCGCAGACGCGCTCGATCAGCCCCGAGAACTTTACCGGCGAGAAGGGCAAGGGCGGCATGGCGGTCGACGGCGCCGCCGCACGGCAGGCCCGCGACCTCGGCCGGGGCTGGAAGGTCTCGCCCTATGTCGTGATCGAGCCGGGCGCGACCTTCACGCTCGCCGACATCGTAGGCCAAGGCGCGATCCAGCAGATCTGGATGACGCTGGCGCGCGGGCGGCTGCGCCATTCGATCCTGCGCGTCTACTGGGACGACCAGACGCTGCCGAGCGTCGAATGCCCGGCCGGCGATTTCTTCGCCTGCGGCTGGGAGGAGTTCGCGCAAGTGTCCTCGCTCGCGGTCTGCGTCAATCCCGGCCGCGCCTTCAACTGCTATTGGGAGATGCCGTTCCGCAAGCGCGCGCGCTTCACGCTGGAGAACCGCAGCGAGGAGGCCCTCACCGTCTACTACCAGATCAACTATGCGCTGACCGACGTGCCCGAAGACTGCGCCTATTTCCATGCGCAGTTCCGGCGCACCAATCCGCTGCCGTATAAGGAGGTCTACACCATCCTCGACGGCGTCCATGGCGCGGGTCATTATGTCGGCACCTACATGGCCTGGGGCGTCAACAACAATGGCTGGTGGGGCGAAGGCGAGATCAAGTTCTTCCTCGACGGCGACGGCGAATTCCCGACCATCTGCGGCACCGGCACCGAGGATTATTTTTGCGGCGCCTATAATTTCGATCCCCATGTCGCGCATGGCGGTCAAGGGCAATCGCGCTACCAGGAATTCACCACGCCCTATGCCGGCCTGCCGCAGGTGATCCGCCCCGACGGCGTCTACAAGTCGCAGCAGCGGTTCGGTATGTACCGCTGGCACATCCCCGATCCGATACGCTTCGGCTCCGACCTGCGCGTGACGATCCAGGCGCTGGGGTGGCTACAGGGTGTCAAAGAGGCAAGGTATCTTCCGCTGCAGGACGACATCGCCTCGGTCGCGTTCTGGTATCAGACGCTGCCGACGGCGCCGTTCCCGCAGCTGCCCGGCCCGGACTATCTCGAAATCGTCTAG
- a CDS encoding porin, whose protein sequence is MWKQINAARGVLGRSLRALLATAVLALAIPTPGHTAVEYEKVCSLYGAGFFYIPGTDTCVNAQQTVQSQFDIARQITRAATGTAMAASLVNPFLPDGTNYAISTHWAVFDGQHAAGAVGMIRIQGNLSLTMGIAFGLDRGSLTSNSNRTATEFGVAIPAQSWSDIRALGRVGLQYSW, encoded by the coding sequence ATGTGGAAGCAAATCAACGCGGCACGAGGCGTCCTCGGGCGAAGCTTGCGCGCTTTGCTCGCGACTGCGGTCCTTGCTCTGGCGATCCCGACGCCGGGCCATACCGCGGTCGAATACGAAAAGGTCTGCTCGCTCTACGGCGCCGGCTTTTTCTACATACCCGGAACCGACACCTGCGTGAATGCGCAGCAGACCGTGCAGAGCCAGTTCGACATTGCACGACAGATCACGCGTGCAGCGACTGGAACGGCCATGGCCGCGTCGCTCGTCAATCCGTTCCTGCCTGACGGGACCAACTATGCGATCTCGACCCATTGGGCCGTGTTCGACGGGCAGCATGCCGCCGGAGCCGTCGGCATGATCAGGATCCAGGGCAACCTGTCCCTGACCATGGGCATCGCGTTCGGTCTCGATCGCGGCAGCCTGACGTCCAACTCCAACCGGACCGCGACGGAGTTCGGCGTGGCGATCCCGGCACAGTCGTGGAGCGACATCAGGGCACTTGGACGGGTCGGCCTCCAGTATTCCTGGTAG
- a CDS encoding outer membrane protein — protein MTIFILRSARRFLACAAAVAPVLTAMSLTATSANAADMTVKAPVVAPVPLWNGFYIGAHGGYGVGSSRLVDPSFAFAQDRFTMDTKGAIAGAQVGANWQFDNIVVGAELDLSWASIKGNRPVDPANPILSGLSVSYQALATGTGRIGYAFDNALVYAKGGVAWANIAYQAFVGTPVPTDINHQRTGLTGGVGLEYALTRNLSARLEYDYLYFAPAALALSTRISTQNVDHELHLVKLGVNYRFNGDAIVARY, from the coding sequence ATGACAATCTTCATCCTCCGATCGGCGCGCCGCTTCCTCGCCTGTGCTGCTGCCGTTGCGCCGGTTCTCACTGCCATGTCGCTCACCGCCACGTCCGCGAATGCGGCCGATATGACGGTGAAGGCTCCGGTCGTCGCTCCGGTGCCGCTGTGGAACGGCTTCTATATCGGCGCTCACGGCGGCTATGGCGTCGGCAGCAGCCGTCTGGTCGACCCGAGCTTCGCCTTCGCGCAAGACCGATTCACGATGGATACGAAGGGTGCGATCGCCGGTGCGCAGGTCGGCGCCAATTGGCAGTTCGACAACATCGTGGTCGGTGCCGAGCTCGATCTCTCCTGGGCGTCGATCAAGGGCAATCGCCCGGTCGATCCGGCGAACCCCATTTTGTCCGGCCTCTCAGTGTCGTACCAGGCACTGGCGACGGGTACCGGTCGCATCGGCTACGCATTTGATAACGCGCTGGTCTACGCCAAAGGCGGCGTGGCATGGGCCAATATTGCTTACCAGGCCTTCGTCGGCACGCCCGTTCCGACCGACATAAACCATCAGCGGACCGGTTTGACCGGCGGCGTGGGCCTTGAATACGCGCTGACGCGCAATCTCTCGGCGCGACTGGAATACGACTATTTGTATTTCGCTCCAGCTGCGCTCGCGTTGTCGACACGGATCAGCACCCAGAACGTCGACCATGAGCTGCATCTCGTGAAGCTCGGCGTGAACTACCGCTTCAACGGCGATGCCATCGTTGCTCGTTACTGA